A genomic window from Hyla sarda isolate aHylSar1 chromosome 8, aHylSar1.hap1, whole genome shotgun sequence includes:
- the LOC130283873 gene encoding gamma-crystallin-3-like isoform X2, with translation MGKIVFYEDRNFQGRSYECNSECPDLSSYFRRCNSIRVESGNWILYEHPNYRGHQYFLHRGDYPDFQQWMGYDDSIRSCRISPQTGSFRIRIYEKEDFRGQMMEFTEDCPHVYERFRYNDINSCQVQDGYWMFYEEPNYRGRQYYLKPGEYRRYSDWGASSPRIGSFRRVHHF, from the exons ATGGGAAAG ATTGTTTTCTACGAGGACAGAAACTTCCAGGGTCGCTCTTATGAGTGCAACTCTGAATGTCCAGACTTGTCCTCATACTTCAGACGCTGCAACTCTATCCGTGTAGAAAGTGGAAACTGGATCCTGTATGAACACCCCAACTACAGAGGACACCAGTATTTTCTACATAGAGGAGATTATCCTGATTTCCAGCAATGGATGGGTTATGATGACTCCATTAGGTCTTGTCGCATAAGCCCTCAG ACT GGATCATTCAGAATCAGGATCTATGAAAAAGAAGATTTCAGAGGTCAGATGATGGAGTTCACTGAAGACTGTCCTCATGTCTATGAGAGATTCCGCTACAATGACATCAACTCCTGCCAAGTACAAGATGGTTACTGGATGTTTTATGAGGAGCCCAACTACAGAGGACGTCAGTATTACCTGAAGCCTGGAGAGTACAGGAGATACAGTGACTGGGGAGCCTCAAGCCCCAGAATTGGTTCCTTCAGGCGTGTCCATCATTTCTAA
- the LOC130283873 gene encoding gamma-crystallin-3-like isoform X1, with translation MGKIVFYEDRNFQGRSYECNSECPDLSSYFRRCNSIRVESGNWILYEHPNYRGHQYFLHRGDYPDFQQWMGYDDSIRSCRISPQHQGSFRIRIYEKEDFRGQMMEFTEDCPHVYERFRYNDINSCQVQDGYWMFYEEPNYRGRQYYLKPGEYRRYSDWGASSPRIGSFRRVHHF, from the exons ATGGGAAAG ATTGTTTTCTACGAGGACAGAAACTTCCAGGGTCGCTCTTATGAGTGCAACTCTGAATGTCCAGACTTGTCCTCATACTTCAGACGCTGCAACTCTATCCGTGTAGAAAGTGGAAACTGGATCCTGTATGAACACCCCAACTACAGAGGACACCAGTATTTTCTACATAGAGGAGATTATCCTGATTTCCAGCAATGGATGGGTTATGATGACTCCATTAGGTCTTGTCGCATAAGCCCTCAG CATCAGGGATCATTCAGAATCAGGATCTATGAAAAAGAAGATTTCAGAGGTCAGATGATGGAGTTCACTGAAGACTGTCCTCATGTCTATGAGAGATTCCGCTACAATGACATCAACTCCTGCCAAGTACAAGATGGTTACTGGATGTTTTATGAGGAGCCCAACTACAGAGGACGTCAGTATTACCTGAAGCCTGGAGAGTACAGGAGATACAGTGACTGGGGAGCCTCAAGCCCCAGAATTGGTTCCTTCAGGCGTGTCCATCATTTCTAA